A single genomic interval of Streptomyces graminofaciens harbors:
- a CDS encoding PLP-dependent cysteine synthase family protein, whose amino-acid sequence MHSLTTSDFTPAASTLPGLVGNTPVLRVSQPFSPPDRGFWAKLEGFNPGGIKDRPALHMVERARARGDLRSGRPIIESTSGTLGLGLALAGMVYGHPVTLVTDPGLEPSMTRLLTAYGATVDTVPEPHPTGGWQQARRDRVAELLARNPGAWCPDQYGNPDNVFAYTPLALELASQLGHIDVLVCSVGTGGHSAGISRVLRQLYPEVRLVGVDTVGSTIFGQPARPRLMRGLGSSIHPRNVAYENFSEVHWVAPGESVWACRKLATSHYATGGWSVGAVALVAGWLARTTPASTRIVAVFPDGPQRYLETVYDDEYCAERGLLGVTPAPEPELVGRPDEKEVTRWTRCTTVSDPLSLMAESAGAAEGGAAR is encoded by the coding sequence ATGCACTCCCTGACCACGAGTGACTTCACCCCCGCCGCCTCCACCCTCCCCGGGCTGGTCGGCAACACCCCTGTTCTGCGCGTATCCCAGCCCTTCTCCCCGCCCGACCGGGGTTTCTGGGCCAAGCTGGAGGGCTTCAACCCCGGCGGCATCAAGGACCGTCCCGCACTGCACATGGTCGAACGGGCCCGAGCCCGCGGCGACTTGCGCTCGGGACGCCCGATCATCGAGTCGACCAGCGGCACGCTCGGCCTCGGCCTGGCCCTGGCCGGAATGGTCTACGGGCACCCTGTCACCCTGGTCACCGATCCGGGCCTCGAACCGTCCATGACCCGGCTGCTCACGGCCTACGGCGCCACCGTCGACACGGTCCCCGAGCCGCACCCCACCGGCGGCTGGCAACAGGCCCGCCGTGACCGGGTCGCCGAACTACTGGCACGAAACCCCGGAGCCTGGTGCCCCGACCAGTACGGCAACCCGGACAACGTCTTCGCCTACACCCCGCTCGCCCTCGAACTCGCCTCGCAGCTGGGCCACATCGACGTGCTGGTCTGCAGCGTCGGGACGGGCGGCCACTCCGCGGGCATCTCGCGCGTCCTGCGCCAGCTGTACCCCGAGGTGCGGCTGGTGGGCGTGGACACCGTGGGCTCGACCATCTTCGGCCAGCCCGCCCGACCCCGCCTGATGCGCGGTCTCGGTTCCAGCATCCACCCGCGCAACGTCGCCTACGAGAACTTCAGCGAGGTGCACTGGGTGGCGCCCGGCGAATCGGTCTGGGCCTGCAGGAAGTTGGCCACCTCGCACTACGCCACAGGTGGCTGGAGCGTCGGTGCGGTCGCGCTGGTGGCCGGCTGGCTCGCCCGTACGACTCCTGCGAGCACCCGCATCGTGGCGGTCTTCCCCGACGGACCCCAGCGATACCTGGAGACCGTCTACGACGACGAATACTGCGCCGAGCGTGGGCTGTTGGGCGTGACACCCGCACCCGAACCGGAACTGGTGGGCAGGCCGGACGAGAAGGAAGTCACCCGCTGGACCCGCTGCACGACGGTCAGCGACCCCCTCTCCCTGATGGCCGAATCGGCCGGTGCCGCCGAAGGCGGTGCGGCGCGGTGA